The Oncorhynchus tshawytscha isolate Ot180627B linkage group LG20, Otsh_v2.0, whole genome shotgun sequence genome has a window encoding:
- the LOC112220016 gene encoding diacylglycerol O-acyltransferase 2-like — translation MKQEKTQMKDFLENISVLQAVLTLPLLGPACIVLMVYLMFTSLWLLPTLYFIWQLKDRHTPERGGRRTAFVRNWKVWKLVRDYFPMKLVKTAELNPNKNYILGCHPHGILSLGAFTTFTTEACGFMDLFPGVRSCLCILSGLFKIPLYREYVMATGCCPVSKPSLKHLLSKSGKGNALVIIIGGAAESLLSVPGVNAVVMKQRKGFVKVALEFGADLVPVYSYGENDMFRQVIFSEGSVGWRFQQLFKKIMGFAPCLFMGERWFWMPYHCPVTIVVGSPIPVPTRPSPTQEEVDHYHGLYMESLAKLFNEHKVSCGLSESHELLIT, via the coding sequence ATGAAGCAAGAAAAGACTCAGATGAAGGATTTCCTGGAGAATATCAGTGTTCTGCAAGCAGTGCTGACACTCCCCCTCTTAGGTCCGGCATGTATTGTGTTGATGGTGTACCTTATGTTTACGTCTCTGTGGCTGCTGCCTACTCTCTACTTCATATGGCAGTTAAAGGACCGGCACACACCTGAAAGAGGGGGTAGGAGAACTGCATTTGTGAGAAACTGGAAAGTGTGGAAGCTCGTAAGGGACTACTTCCCAATGAAGTTGGTGAAGACAGCGGAGTTGAACCCAAACAAGAACTACATCTTAGGGTGTCATCCACATGGGATCTTGAGTCTCGGAGCCTTTACTACTTTCACCACAGAGGCCTGTGGCTTTATGGACCTCTTCCCTGGGGTGCGCTCCTGTCTCTGCATCCTGAGTGGCCTCTTCAAAATCCCCCTCTACAGGGAATATGTCATGGCCACAGGTTGTTGTCCAGTCAGCAAGCCCAGTCTCAAACACCTTCTGTCTAAAAGTGGGAAAGGCAATGCGCTGGTGATTATTATAGGGGGTGCTGCTGAGTCTCTGCTGAGTGTGCCTGGGGTCAACGCTGTGGTTATGAAGCAGAGGAAAGGCTTCGTCAAGGTGGCCCTGGAGTTTGGGGCTGACCTGGTGCCCGTCTACTCGTATGGGGAAAACGATATGTTCCGCCAGGTGATCTTCTCAGAAGGCAGTGTGGGCTGGAGGTTCCAGCAACTCTTTAAGAAGATCATGGGCTTTGCCCCTTGTCTGTTCATGGGTGAACGCTGGTTCTGGATGCCTTACCACTGCCCGGTCACCATTGTCGTGGGTAGTCCTATCCCAGTGCCAACGAGGCCTTCTCCCACTCAGGAGGAGGTGGACCACTATCATGGCCTATACATGGAGTCCCTGGCCAAGCTCTTCAATGAGCACAAAGTCAGCTGTGGACTctcagagagccacgagctgctGATCACATAA